From the Sphingobacteruim zhuxiongii genome, the window GCATTGCGGTTATTAGTAAGAATCTGGTAGGAGCAAAGTTGAATAAGCGATCAGTAGATGATAAGAAAGTTACGGATCACCATGCTTTGTTGGTTACTGATGAGAAGCCAGGTCCAATGCCTATGGATCAGCAGCATATCTATAATATGATTGCGAAGCGCATGGTTGAGAGTTTTTCAGAGGTTTGTTTGAAAGATATCACAACGGTGACGATTGATGCATCAGGAGTGGAGTTAATTGCCAAAGGAACAGTTATTCGACAATACGGATGGCGTTTGTCCGCTGATCAGGTTGAGGCGCCAGATGAAGATAAGAATACCGACGATCAAGATAATGAAAACGCGCAGCTCCCAAGGCTTAGTGCGGAAGAATTACTAGAGATCTTAACGCTGGAATTAGCAGAGCGACACACGAAAGCTAAACCAATTCATACTGAGGCTTCATTGTTAAAAGCGATGGAGACTTCGGGGAAAGAAATTGAGGACGATGAAATGCGTCAAGCGATGAAAGACTGTGGTTTAGGAACGCCAGCAACACGTGCGGCGACTATTGAGACGCTTTTTCAGCGGGATTATATCAAACGCGATAAAAAGAAACTTATTCCTACAGAAAAAGGCTTGGCTGTTTATTTCTTAGTCAAGGATCGTTCGATTGCGAAGGTTACATTGACAGGTAAATGGGAACAGAAGCTGGAGGAAATGCGCGCGAATAAGGTGAGTTATGATGTGTTTATGAAACATATTAAAGACTACACCGCGAAGATTACAACCGAGTTAATGCAATTAAGAGTGGCAATAGCGCATGAAGAATTGAAGCCCCAGCAAAAGGGGAAGATCAAATGTCCTAAATGTACGGAAGGTCAAGTTCAGTTATACGATAAGGTAGCTCAGTGTAGTCAATATGCGCGTGGATGTGACTTCAAGATTTGGCGAACGCTACATGGCGTATTCCTCGATGAGAAAGAAATGAAGAGTCTTTTGGAGAAAGGAAAAACTTCAGAACTGAAGGGATTAAAGAATACAGACGGTACGATGACTAATGGATCGTTAGTCTACGAAAATAATAAAGTCCTTATCGGCTAATTTCAGTAACTTGGTTTAATGAAAACCATTTATTTATTCTCTGGATTGGGGGCTGACCGGCGAGTTTTTCAAAATTTGGACTTGTCAGGCTTTCAACCTGTTTATATTGATTGGTTAACACCTCGACCATTAGAAAGTCTAGAAAGTTATATCTTTCGCTTAGCGGAACATTATCAGATTCCCAAACAAGGCGCATTAGTTTTAGGCGTTTCGTTTGGAGGTCTCTGTATTTCGGAACTCGCAAAGTACTATGATTTTGAAAAAAGCATATTAATCTCCTCGGTTAAGAATAAATTTGAAATCCCAACGGTTTTTAAGCTTTCTAAGCTATTTTCTGTTTACAAACTAATTCCTACAGGTTCTTCCGGTCTGCTTGCTAAGAAAGCTTTGGAATGGGCTTTTGGATTGAAGTCCGATGAGGAAAAAAAACTTTTTGATGCAATTATTCAAGACACCGATTCTACCTTTTTTGATTGGGCGGTAGATAAAATAATTCATTGGGACAACACACAAAATCCAGTAAACTGTCTGCAGATTCACGGAGACAAGGATCGAATATTTTCAATTTCCAATGTGGACTGTGATATCAGGATAAAAGACGCAGGTCATTTCATGATCTACAATCGGGCAAAGGAGCTTTCCTTTCCTATTCGAAATTTTCTACTGTAGACTCCATTATTTTAGGTCATTCGATAGTAATATGTGCATGTAGGATAGCGTTGAAGTTGGCATTTCTGTTAACTTTGCAGCCTATGGAAACGAAACTTTACAATCCATTTTTAGATTTCAAATTTGATAATTCTATCTGTTTTTTAACAGGGAAGGCCTTACAGTCTGGCGATGAACAAATTCAAGTGTTTCCAACCTGGATGATGCGTGCTTTTGATCTAGAAGAGAAACCGTTTAAAATGCTTGACGAGAGCTTCAGTACCTATAAGAAGCTACAGTTGCCTTGTTCAATTGAAGTGGCAAATGCTATTGAAGCATTGGATAGACGAGTGGAATATGCCGTTGAACAGGGATATGAAGCGGTTGAAGCGTTGGAACAGGAAGTTTTGTTTCAATGGATAGCGAAGATTCTTTATGGTGTCGTTTTCAATGAAATTCAAGCAGGTATTCGTCAAGCAGTAATGACGGGTGAGGAAATGAATTTCTCGCAAGCTTTGGTACAGAAGTTTCGGAATTTGCACGCCATGTTGCAATCGTTAATTCTTCCCATGGAGTTTGAGCATAAGAATCCATTTACGATTGAAGTTTTTCATGTAGATAATGCAGATGACACCTTTCTTTATCGTGATGAAATCAATACATTGATCTTTTCATTACGTATGAAAAACTTTGGATTGATCGCGACACTGCAAGATAATGGTACGAATGCTGTTTATCATGAAGAAGCACTTACATTGAGTAAAGGTCAAAAGTTACATCCTATTCAATTTGAAGAAATTGGTGCGAAGTATTTTTACACGGCTTATTTATTCAATCGCTTACCAGCATATACTTATATGGAGGTAGGAGATCAAATATTTGTAGAGCCAATGGCTTTGAATGACTGGACCATGAAGCCAATATTTGATAATTGGCAAGCGAAAACGTATGGTCAGGTATTAGAGAATTTTTGGGAACCATGGGGGTATACCTTATTTGAGATAATTAAAGATCCTGAAAATCCGATGAGCTTTTTAAAAGATGAGCAAGGGCAATTTAGACAAAATATAGAGCTTCCTCGTTAAAGAATTATTGTGTAAATTTAAGCATGATGCGTATACTGCTGTTTTGTATAGTATTTTTCAGTTGTTCTTCTATGTATGCACAGGAGGAAAATGCTGTTGTAAAACAAGACACGGGTATCGTACGTCAAGTGGATAAGATTCCCGAGTTTCGAGGGGGAGCTTCTGGATGGGCGACGTTTGTTCGGAACAACTTTAATGCGTACCGGGTGATTGAATCTTTAGATAGTGTCGATTATGTCAAGTATGGTGCTCGACAAACTGCTATTCTCGAATTTATCGTTTGTGAGGATGGCACTATCTGCAATATCGAAATAACAAATAGAGATAAAATTAGTCCTGCCTTTGCGAAAGAAGCGCTACGGGTTATGAAGCAATCTCCCAAATGGGAACCAGCTATTTATAAAGATCGAGCGGTCAAAACGAGAATACGACAGAATATCGTTGGCGTTTTAGAATATTTATAACAAAAGAGCCCTCACATTTGCGAGGGCTCTTTTGTTATAAAAATTTTGCTATTATGCTTTCATTTCTAATTTTAAAAATCTTCCTGTTTCGGAGTTCTCTAATTTTATTAGTCCTTCGGGTGTGCCTTGGAATAATACTGTTCCTCCATTTTTTCCACCTTCTGGGCCCATGTCAATCACCCAATCGGCAGCTTTTATTACGTCCAAGTTATGCTCGATGATCAAGATTGAATTTCCTCGATCAACAAGTCGATTGATAACGCCTAATAAAACATTGACATCTTCAAAATGTAATCCAGTCGTCGGCTCATCTAAAATATAGAAAGTTTTTCCAGTATCTTTCTTCGATAATTCTGTTGCTAATTTTACACGTTGCGCTTCTCCACCGGAAAGCGTCGTTGATGACTGCCCTAAGGTGATATATCCTAAACCTACATCTTGTAAGGTTTTTATCTTACGATAAATAGAAGGGATATTCTCAAAAAAAGTGACAGCATCGTTGATACTCATATCGAGGACATCGGATATCGATTTACCACGATAGCGTACTTCTAATGTTTCCCTATTGTACCGTTTTCCATGGCACGTTTCACAAGGAACTTGAACATCAGGAAGGAAATTCATTTCGATAATTTTCATTCCAGCGCCTTGACATGTTTCACAACGCCCGCCCTTCACATTAAATGAAAAACGTCCAGGTTTGTATCCGCGTATTTTTGATTCTGGAAGCTGCACATATAATGCTCGGATATCCGAAAATACGCCGGTATAGGTGGAAGGATTCGAACGTGGAGTACGACCAATCGGGGATTGATCAATTTCTATCACTTTGTCTATATGTTCTAAACCTTCAATTTTTTTGTACGGAAGTGGTTTTGCTTTCGCTCTGAAGAAATGGTGATTCAGTATTGGGTATAGTGTATTGGTAATTACAGAAGACTTTCCTGAGCCAGATACACCAGTTACCGATACAAGTTTTCCAAGTGGAATTTCTATATCTACATTCTTTAAATTGTGCCCAGTTGCCCCTTTCAGTGAAAGTACATGCCCATTTCCCTCTCGTCTTTTTTCAGGTATCGCGACCTCTTTTTTTCCATTGAGGTAGGCTGCCGTTAGTGAATCTGCTTTTAGGATTTGCTCTGCTGTACCCTCAGCAACAACTTTGCCTCCGTAAAGCCCCGCAGCAGGTCCCATATCAATAACGTAATCTGCATTGAGGATCATGTCTTTGTCATGCTCCACGACTAATACAGAGTTTCCTATATCGCGTAAATTCTTCAAAGCTTTGATTAGTCGCTCGTTATCTCTTTGGTGTAAGCCAATGCTCGGTTCATCGAGAATATACAAGACGTTCACTAATTGAGAACCAATTTGGGTGGCTAATCTAATTCGTTGCGCCTCTCCACCCGATAAACTCTTTGAGCTTCGATTTAGGGTAAGATAATTTAAGCCAACGTCAAGTAGGAATCCTAATCGAGTTCGGATTTCTTTAATAATTTCCGTAGCGATAACAAGTTGTCTTTCGTTCAATCGGCTTTCAAGGCCATCAAACCATTCATTTAGTGCTACAATATCTAAAGCTGATAGTTCAGCGATATTTTTGCTGTCGATTTTAAAATTTAAGGATTCTACTCTCAGGCGATCGCCATGGCAAGAAGGACAAACAACTTGCGTTCTGAAGTCTTCTAATGCAGGACTTTCGTCGGAATATTTCCCGCTCATTTCTTCTAGTAATTTGAAGATACCCGCAAATTGGATCTTATATTCGCGAGCGCCATATGAGCCATAAGAAACGGTTAAGGAAATCGGTTCTTCTTCTCCAAAGAGAAGCATATCAATTATTTCATCGGATAGTTTTTCCACCGGGGTAGTTAACGAGAATTCATATTTTTTCGCTACCGCTTTCAAAATTGCAAAGTTCCAAGACTCTCGAACTGGGCCCAAGGGTACAATTGCACCTTTCTGAATGCTTAGTGATCTATCTGGAATTACAATATTTTTATCAATTTCGAAGATATAACCTAGTCCATCGCATTTAGGACAGGCACCATAAGGGGAGTTAAATGAAAAGGTATTGGGTTGCGGTTCATCGTATGAAATTCCCGATTCTGCATCCATCAAATAGCGACTAAAGAACTGTTCTTTGTTCTCTTTATTGGCAATTTTGATAATTCCCTTTGCTGTTTTCAGGGCTTGACCAATGGAAGTGTATAGGCGTTTTCGACTATCTTTTTCCACCATAATACGATCCACAACAATTTCTATATCATGTATCTTATAACGGTCGACTTGCATTTTTGCAACTAAATCTAAGATTTCCCCGTCTACGCGTACTTTGGTATATCCCTGCTTTCTGATTTGCTCAAAGAGCTCTCTATAATGTCCTTTACGGCCCTTAACTACAGGGGCGAGGATGAAGATACCTTCGCCATCAAATTCTTTTAAGATACGGTCTGTTATTTCATCGTCAGACATCCGTTCCATTTTCTTTCCTGAAACGTAAGAGAACGCTTCTCCTACTCGAGCATATAATAAGCGTAGAAAGTCGTAGATTTCAGTAATCGTACCTACCGTTGATCTCGGATTCTTAGATGTGGTTTTTTGCTCAATAGAGATAACTGGGCTTAATCCAGATATTTTATCTACATCTGGGCGTTCCATCCCACCAAGGAATTGTCGACTGTAGGCAGAAAATGTCTCCATATAGCGACGCTGTCCTTCGGCATAAATGGTGTCGAAGGCTAAGGAAGATTTTCCACTACCGCTTAAGCCAGTAATAACAACTAATTGGTTTCTTGGAAAGGAAACATCGATATTCTTCAGATTATGTTCGCGCGCTCCAAATACTTCAACTTCACTTTGATCTCCTAGGTCTACTACTTTATGTTGGGCCATTAATATCTCCTGTTTTGCAAGATGCAAAGTTACAGATTTTTATAGGAAGATTTTCAGCAGCTTTTCCTTTAATCTGATATATCAGTGGTTCCCGAAAAAGTATTACCTTTATTCAACATAAGATTGAAATATAAACCAACTAAAACAAGCACTTGAAGAAGCTAGATGTAAGTAAGAATGAACGTGAAATAATTGAGGACGCGCTGTCACACTGGCAATCGGAGTCCTTACTTGATGCGGAAAAAGTGCGTGAGCTTAAAGACAATTTAGACGAAAAGGGGTTTGAATGGGGGGTACTCGCCCGTTATGCTTTTTGGGTAGCGTTGGCGTCATTAATTTTTTCCGTTGTTTCGCTTTTCTCCGATGATTACCTCAGTACGCTTATTGAGCGATTTTATGATACACCAAATGTCGTGTTCTGTTTAGTTTTCGCTGGATTGGCCGCAATCTTTTACATATTGGGATTCCGTAACAAACAGAAGAATCCGGAGAAGACTTTTTCTAACGAGACATTGATGCTTGCGGGCTCGTTTTCTACTGCCGCTTGTATTGGATTTCTGGGACAAATTTTAGACCGTTCTGATCACTACTTTACCATTTTGTTTTTCCTATCCATAGTCATTTATGGTGTCCTGTCCGTCAAGTTAAGCTCAAAACTGATTTGGGTATTTACGCTAGTTGCTTTAGGAATATGGTTTGCAACAGAGACTGCACTACATAGTAATTGGGGGTTTAAATTCTGGGGGATGAATTATCCCTTGAGATTCACAATTTTTGGTGGCCTATTAACTGTATTTGCTGTCTTTGCGCAGGATAAAATTAAACCCATTCAACCTTTTA encodes:
- a CDS encoding type IA DNA topoisomerase; translated protein: MKVVIAEKPSVARDLARVMGAKEVKDGYIAGNGYAFTYAFGHLVQLCTPQAYGFLNWSVKNLPIIPKEFALEVKKVRKDGKQQDDMGALKQLNTIKWLLEQAEEIIVATDAGREGELIFRNIYYYLKSNIPFKRLWISSQTDKAIKEGFANLKDGTAYDSLYMSARSRSESDWLIGINATQALTLAAGNKGLLSLGRVQTPTLAMICSRYLENKDFKPQAFYKIQAGFEKEGIQFKATSNRLDNKDVAEETIGKIRVGDEAKVVNVEAKETKEPPPLLFDLTSLQQDANKKYGYSADQTLSIAQTLYEKKVITYPRTGSRYIGEDVFEKIDELFQHLANTATESIAVISKNLVGAKLNKRSVDDKKVTDHHALLVTDEKPGPMPMDQQHIYNMIAKRMVESFSEVCLKDITTVTIDASGVELIAKGTVIRQYGWRLSADQVEAPDEDKNTDDQDNENAQLPRLSAEELLEILTLELAERHTKAKPIHTEASLLKAMETSGKEIEDDEMRQAMKDCGLGTPATRAATIETLFQRDYIKRDKKKLIPTEKGLAVYFLVKDRSIAKVTLTGKWEQKLEEMRANKVSYDVFMKHIKDYTAKITTELMQLRVAIAHEELKPQQKGKIKCPKCTEGQVQLYDKVAQCSQYARGCDFKIWRTLHGVFLDEKEMKSLLEKGKTSELKGLKNTDGTMTNGSLVYENNKVLIG
- a CDS encoding alpha/beta hydrolase; its protein translation is MKTIYLFSGLGADRRVFQNLDLSGFQPVYIDWLTPRPLESLESYIFRLAEHYQIPKQGALVLGVSFGGLCISELAKYYDFEKSILISSVKNKFEIPTVFKLSKLFSVYKLIPTGSSGLLAKKALEWAFGLKSDEEKKLFDAIIQDTDSTFFDWAVDKIIHWDNTQNPVNCLQIHGDKDRIFSISNVDCDIRIKDAGHFMIYNRAKELSFPIRNFLL
- a CDS encoding energy transducer TonB, which codes for MMRILLFCIVFFSCSSMYAQEENAVVKQDTGIVRQVDKIPEFRGGASGWATFVRNNFNAYRVIESLDSVDYVKYGARQTAILEFIVCEDGTICNIEITNRDKISPAFAKEALRVMKQSPKWEPAIYKDRAVKTRIRQNIVGVLEYL
- the uvrA gene encoding excinuclease ABC subunit UvrA translates to MAQHKVVDLGDQSEVEVFGAREHNLKNIDVSFPRNQLVVITGLSGSGKSSLAFDTIYAEGQRRYMETFSAYSRQFLGGMERPDVDKISGLSPVISIEQKTTSKNPRSTVGTITEIYDFLRLLYARVGEAFSYVSGKKMERMSDDEITDRILKEFDGEGIFILAPVVKGRKGHYRELFEQIRKQGYTKVRVDGEILDLVAKMQVDRYKIHDIEIVVDRIMVEKDSRKRLYTSIGQALKTAKGIIKIANKENKEQFFSRYLMDAESGISYDEPQPNTFSFNSPYGACPKCDGLGYIFEIDKNIVIPDRSLSIQKGAIVPLGPVRESWNFAILKAVAKKYEFSLTTPVEKLSDEIIDMLLFGEEEPISLTVSYGSYGAREYKIQFAGIFKLLEEMSGKYSDESPALEDFRTQVVCPSCHGDRLRVESLNFKIDSKNIAELSALDIVALNEWFDGLESRLNERQLVIATEIIKEIRTRLGFLLDVGLNYLTLNRSSKSLSGGEAQRIRLATQIGSQLVNVLYILDEPSIGLHQRDNERLIKALKNLRDIGNSVLVVEHDKDMILNADYVIDMGPAAGLYGGKVVAEGTAEQILKADSLTAAYLNGKKEVAIPEKRREGNGHVLSLKGATGHNLKNVDIEIPLGKLVSVTGVSGSGKSSVITNTLYPILNHHFFRAKAKPLPYKKIEGLEHIDKVIEIDQSPIGRTPRSNPSTYTGVFSDIRALYVQLPESKIRGYKPGRFSFNVKGGRCETCQGAGMKIIEMNFLPDVQVPCETCHGKRYNRETLEVRYRGKSISDVLDMSINDAVTFFENIPSIYRKIKTLQDVGLGYITLGQSSTTLSGGEAQRVKLATELSKKDTGKTFYILDEPTTGLHFEDVNVLLGVINRLVDRGNSILIIEHNLDVIKAADWVIDMGPEGGKNGGTVLFQGTPEGLIKLENSETGRFLKLEMKA
- a CDS encoding DUF2157 domain-containing protein codes for the protein MKKLDVSKNEREIIEDALSHWQSESLLDAEKVRELKDNLDEKGFEWGVLARYAFWVALASLIFSVVSLFSDDYLSTLIERFYDTPNVVFCLVFAGLAAIFYILGFRNKQKNPEKTFSNETLMLAGSFSTAACIGFLGQILDRSDHYFTILFFLSIVIYGVLSVKLSSKLIWVFTLVALGIWFATETALHSNWGFKFWGMNYPLRFTIFGGLLTVFAVFAQDKIKPIQPFKSTTYVIGLLYSMIALWLLSIFGNYSDLEKWSSVRQYEIFYWGLLGIVVSLGLALYGMKNKDNVSRDIGFVFFILNLYTRFVEYLWDNINRTVFFLVLAISFWFVGQWAEKIWKKKDKG